The segment GCGCCGCGCGTCTGCTGCAGGCCGAGGCCGGCCGCAGCGATCTGGGCGTGGACATCCATCTGGAAAAGCGCCTGCCGGCCGGCGCGGGCATGGGTGGCGGCTCCTCGGACGCTGCGTCCACCCTGCTGGCCCTGAACCGGCTCTGGGACCTGAACTGGCCGCGCTCGCGACTGCTGCCCCTGGGCCTGAAGCTGGGTGCCGATGTGCCCTTCTTCCTGGGCGGCGACAACGCCTTTGTTGAAGGCATTGGCGAGATCCTGCACCCCATCGCCCTGCCCGAGCAGGGCTACTTTGTTCTCAAACCGCCCACCAGCATCGCCACCAAGGAAATTTTTTCGAGCGAGCTCTTGGCAAAGTCGAAATCCGTGGCTATAGTAGCGGGCTTTCCTGCACACAACAGCAGCGACGCAAACAAGCCGAAACGGCAAGTGAGTGAAGCGGCTGATGGCGCTGAAGGGATGGAAAGTTTTCTGAATGGCTTTGGTCGCAATGACCTGCAAAAGCCGGCCGAAGCGATCTGCCCCGAAGTGCAACAAGGTCTGCTGTGGTTGGAAACTCGATTCGGCAATAGCCGCATGACGGGATCCGGCAGCGCAGTTTTCGCGAGAGTGGAAACTGAAGCAGTGGATGG is part of the Shinella sp. XGS7 genome and harbors:
- the ispE gene encoding 4-(cytidine 5'-diphospho)-2-C-methyl-D-erythritol kinase codes for the protein MQALYDVPAPAKLNLFLHVVGKREDGYHLLQSIFALIDWADTLHFERRSDGLLRRHDGQHAAAALPEDDLCVRAARLLQAEAGRSDLGVDIHLEKRLPAGAGMGGGSSDAASTLLALNRLWDLNWPRSRLLPLGLKLGADVPFFLGGDNAFVEGIGEILHPIALPEQGYFVLKPPTSIATKEIFSSELLAKSKSVAIVAGFPAHNSSDANKPKRQVSEAADGAEGMESFLNGFGRNDLQKPAEAICPEVQQGLLWLETRFGNSRMTGSGSAVFARVETEAVDGKYGMSHQSMATVSEGLPSGWIGKICRSLKQHPLKEWASD